The genomic window TGGGTTTTGTTCGGGGCAACTAGTTTCTCTTCGGCAATGGACATGTTCTCGCAGATATTTAACTATTTCAAGGGTGGCGTATTCGTACAGTTTGTACAGGCTTTCCCTTCGGTCTTCGCACTGATTATTGCGGGCTACGTACTGCATTTTATTCCGAAATCGTTTGAGGTGAAATCTGCCGGGCTTCTTACAAAGACACCTCTTTGGGGTAAGGCTTTAATTCTTGCCGTTATGATATGGGTTGTCGCACAGGCTAAATCGGCAGACCTGCAGCCGTTTATATATTTTCAGTTCTGACAGTGGCTAAAAATGATGGTAACATTTTAATCAGGTGAATTAAGATGAAAAGGGAAGTATGGATTCTTTCGTTTTTCTTCTTTTTCTTTTTTGCTTCGGAGCTCTGTGCCCGTGCTGATTCAACTTACTACAACGGGACACTGGATCACCGCCTTCAGGTTGGGCTCTACAGCATATATAAAACCGAGCACGCCGAAATTGTCATGCTCGGAAATTCCCTTACTCACGGCGTTAACTGGAATGAGCTCCTTGGCAGAACCGACATTGCTGAACGCGGCATCCCGGGTGACGGCATAAGGGATTACCTGAGCCGCATGCAGTATGTCTTTAGGCTTAAGCCCAAAATATGCTTTATCATGGGAGGCATCAACGACCTTTATTCGGGCTATCCCCCTGAACTGATCTCAGCCAACTACATAAAGGTAGTTGAGGCTCTTAAGGAAAATGGCATTATCCCTGTTATGCAGTCCCCTTTATATGTCGCTTCAAAATACATGCTCGCCTCAAAGAAAAATCAGGAAATTGCAACCTTAAACAACCTCCTTAAATCATATGCAGAAAAAAAA from Ignavibacteria bacterium includes these protein-coding regions:
- a CDS encoding GDSL family lipase; translated protein: MKREVWILSFFFFFFFASELCARADSTYYNGTLDHRLQVGLYSIYKTEHAEIVMLGNSLTHGVNWNELLGRTDIAERGIPGDGIRDYLSRMQYVFRLKPKICFIMGGINDLYSGYPPELISANYIKVVEALKENGIIPVMQSPLYVASKYMLASKKNQEIATLNNLLKSYAEKKGILFIDLNSKMSRGGYLRSELTFDGIHLNADGYLIWRDEIAPVINRLLEPGSG